The genomic window TGAAGTTCTCGAACGGCGTGTCCAGGATCTCCTGCTTCACGCCCAGGTCCTGGGCGACGAGGTCGATCAGCGACACGTCGAGGCCCTGCACCTTGCCGTCGATCTCCGACTGGAAAGGCGGGTACGGGAGGTGGGTGCAGGTCGTGAGCTGGCCGGCCTTCACCAGCTCCACCCCGCCGGCCGCGGTCTTGGTGCCTCCGCTGGCGCCGTCGCCGTCCGAGGAACAGCCGGCCACGAGCAGCAGCCCGGCCGTCGCGGTGGTGGCGGCCAGGATGCGGGTCCGGCGTCCGGGGACCGAGTTCACGGGGAGACCTCCTGTGGGGGAACTACAGAGAACACAGACATCCGATTATAAGGAGATGCTTGACTGTCTCAAACCATTCCGATGGTCACTGGGCCGCTTGGCCTCAGAAGTCATCGGTGGGGGCGGGCGGGGAGTGCGAGGGTCGTCGGCCGAGCGGGGTGCCCGGGTGTGCCGATCGGGCGCGACTCACGTCGATCCGCCTCGGCCTACCCTCGACACCATCTACCCCGTGAGCGAGGAGAGCACCCCGTGACGCACCCGTTTCTGGATCTGGCCCCGTTGAGCGCGGCGCACTTCGCGTCGATCGAGGACCGGGTGGGCCGGCTGCTCTCCACGGAGCAGGACGTCGTGATCACGCAGGGTGAGGCGCTGCTCCCTCTGGAGGGGGCGATACGCGGGGCCGCCGGGCCCGGTACGACCGCGCTGAACGTGATCACCGGCCCGTACGGGCAGACCTTCGGGAACTGGCTGCGGGACTGCGGCGCGACCGTGATCGACCTGGCCGTCCCCTTCCACACGGCGGTCACGGCAGCGCAGATCCGGGACACCTTCGCCGAGCACCCGGCGATCGACTTCGTGTCGCTGGTCCACGCGGAGGCGGCGACCGGCAACACCAACCCCGTGGCGGAGATCGGCGAGGTCGTCCGCGAGCACGGGGCGCTCTTCTACCTGGACGCGGTCGCCTCCGTCGGCGCCGAGCCGGTGCTGCCCGACGCGTGGGGTGTCGACCTGTGCGTCATCGGGGCACAGAAGGCGATGGGCGGGCCGGCCGGGGTGTCGGCGATCTCCGTGAGCGAGCGGGCGTGGGCGCGGATGGCGGCCAACCCGCGGGCGCCCCGGCGGTCGTACCTCTCGCTCCTTGACTGGAAGGAGCGCTGGATCGACGGCGGCCGCCGCGCCCTTCTCCACGCGCCCGCCCAGTTGGAGATGCTCGCGCTGGAGGCCTGCCTGGAGCGCATCGAGGCGGAGGGTCTGGAGGCGGTCATGTCCCGCCACGCGCGGGTCGCCGCGGCGACCCGCGCGGGCGTGCTCGCCCTGGGCGGGGGCCTGGAGCCGTACGTCCACGAGGCGGCCGACGCGGCGCCGGTCGCCACGACCCTGCGGGTGCCCGCCGGGGTCGACGCGTCGGAGCTGGTCGCCAAGGCGCTCGCCGCGGACCCCGCCCTGCCGCTGGCCGCGGGCGGCGGCGCCCTCGCCGCGGAGATGGTCCGCGTGAACCACTACGGTCCCGACGCGACCCCGGGGGTCGTGCACTCCAGCCTCGCGGGACTGGGGGCGGCGCTGGCGGAGTTCGGAGTG from Streptomyces sp. DSM 40750 includes these protein-coding regions:
- a CDS encoding pyridoxal-phosphate-dependent aminotransferase family protein; this translates as MTHPFLDLAPLSAAHFASIEDRVGRLLSTEQDVVITQGEALLPLEGAIRGAAGPGTTALNVITGPYGQTFGNWLRDCGATVIDLAVPFHTAVTAAQIRDTFAEHPAIDFVSLVHAEAATGNTNPVAEIGEVVREHGALFYLDAVASVGAEPVLPDAWGVDLCVIGAQKAMGGPAGVSAISVSERAWARMAANPRAPRRSYLSLLDWKERWIDGGRRALLHAPAQLEMLALEACLERIEAEGLEAVMSRHARVAAATRAGVLALGGGLEPYVHEAADAAPVATTLRVPAGVDASELVAKALAADPALPLAAGGGALAAEMVRVNHYGPDATPGVVHSSLAGLGAALAEFGVGVDLEGARRAAAEAWA